Below is a window of Oryza brachyantha chromosome 10, ObraRS2, whole genome shotgun sequence DNA.
GCCCAAAGCAAGCGGGAGAGGGATGGGAGAAAGGAAGGGAAGGGGGAGTTGGGCTGGTGGGGAGAAAGGCCCGTAAGAGAGAGAGGAcgaaggaaaaacaaagaaacaaagagggaaagagagaaacaagaaggaaaaaccgaaaaagagagaagaaaaagggaaaaaaaaaggggaaaagagGAAGgaatggaaaaggaaaaaggagagaaaaaacttgcctccaattttgtcgatttttagataaatttatgcaagaaaattttatactctaaatttcaaatataaatcttgttaataattttaagcACTTCgggatattttaaaatattcggACAACCTTCgacttaaataaattaatgcaaTTAGGGTTTTTCTTCTGATTTAATTTTGGCAATTTATTTGAGTAATTTAAGCTAGGGAAAAACTCAAAGGCATGACAGTGGTAAAGATAGATACCTATAACCAACTAGGTATGTGGCAAGAATTAATATTCTATGTTCTAGTTTTCATAACTAGTTTTGTACGAGTCAAATAAAGTTTTATCTTATCAGATTACGTCTCTATCTATTGAAACTCTATTACCTAGTTTATAAGGGGAGGCAAGTGGTTCCTCAAGGAAACGGTCTAATAGATCATTGATAAGcctattttatgattttagatAATCAATCTACATAGTatgagtagggtattatctgaACCAAGGTAACTGTCGTTCCTTGCGCACAATCATACTTTCAGCCTCATGTGCCACCCGTATTATTGCCGGTAAACAtcgatatatatgtgtccatgTGTGTCTGTGTGTGTCAAATACTGGTTTGATAAAAACATGGGAatcttttattatatttaaaaacagtGGAAGTAGCAATTTGCCTGCAACTATGGTTACAGGGAAGAGAATTGTCTTGTACCCAATTAGGGTGGTGAATATAGATGGCCATATGACCTCTCATGGCCCATGTGTGCACGATCAAGGCCCTTGCCAAAATCTGTCTGATCGGCATGGCCTGATCTATGTGTCAGGCCAGGCGTGCCAGCCCACGGGCCGCACAAATGACCCAATAAGACTAGGACCGTATTGACTCGGCCCAAAGGCATGTTGACCCATCGTGGTTTTCCACTAAATAAGTCCAATTTTCCATCCTCATCTATTTCGGCGCTGTCTTATATGGCCAGAAAAGTCTATTTTTCCTTCCTCTTTCGGTGGGCTATGttgtacttcctccgtcctataatataagacgCAACTATCACTAACACaaagaccaaaaaataattagaaccATCTTCTTTTTTGGATTACCTAGGTGGATGTATGCACGCATGTGATGTGGTTGAATGTTTtgattctgaaaaaaaatcaaataaatcaaatatagaGAAAGCATATGTATTAGTTAATGCATGCTTACATTcacgtcttatattatgggacaaaAAAACCGGTTATGCTTTATATtgttgttaacaccaaaatttagtaaatttccgtattggattcggataagcaAAGGTGTAATCGCCGATAGATATTTTctggaagagttcgaattcaataGGGAATCGTGAAAACCAGGGCTTggcggcgtaaatttatctattagagttagttagaaTTTATCTCTCAGTGAGTTAGAGTTCGATCaggacttgtttttttttcttttatctattagaaaccgtgTGTCGTATTAgtgatagagtttgttatttctttttatctattaggagttgtatgtcgtgtccaataTGGACTAGCCTctacccgagggtataaatatgtatacctgaggtcattgtaaatcatctacaatgagatcaatcaaatttcggcgcatcgccaccatCTTATCCGAGGTTTTGAACTCTGGCGGAACTTGGCAATTGACGCGGGgttgcatcgcttcgatctccagcGGAGAGGTAAGTTTTATGTTCAACTAGGCCAAGGTAATCATAtcgactagattagaactgtcttggttagctccaatcttctaatttggttgtgcTATTGCCAGTTATCCTATGGGCTTCAACTTAGATCAATTTTGTATtgtgagttgatctggtcgaccacttggGGTGATAtacattggtttgatattttctatttaatgtattcaatctagtactgtctcgattcggtctgatctagtagattgcgtttatcagatggtttatatcagattgatgcaTTTTGCTCAttattttatcggagtaccagccgataagttattagTCATCGGCttattggcttgatagcgatctagatctgtttagtatctagcttgacattgctaggcgtaatcttgaactgtctcagtTGGGTCTAATCTTCTAAGATTGTTCCTAGTAAGTGAGTTAGATATTTTACAGATCTCGATTGATTGTCCgccgtttatagccgatgatattTGCCGACCtacatgtttatcatatttacatgaaTGGAACAGTCGATTGCcttattgtgttatttttataccaatcggattgatttagttagatcggcagttattaaTTTATGTTGAATCGGCTTGCGAGAATTATAtgtaaattggttttagccgattgcagcaaagcattcattgtttatttactccaagtaattcgtcggtttatttattagccttatcgatcttcatgtttctcaTAATCATATCTGCTCGACTGCATAttatcttggttaagtccaatctctgtacgtctagttcgatctagTTACAGGGGCTCATCTAATcaactaagattaataagtaacttggtggattacgttggtctaatatttaactctatttctatcaagtttctagccgatccaggCTTTTTACGGCCGATCGTTTATACTATCGGATAACCGTTGCAGTatcaacatctgatcggctggatatttaTTCACCTATCGTcttgatagccgatcggcttgttttactgcttatcttgttagttacaggatcaaactgactggcacgcccgcgcattCTAAGATTTATGTCCTACACAGGagttgtctaagattgatcTCCAGGCCTTTGTATGTGATACGTCAGATCACATTTTAAGGTCAACAGTTATGCGATGGAGCAAGTATATGgctaaaataagtctatttacATGCCTCTTCTCTTTCGACTAAGTCTTATATGACCGAATTAACTCTATTTTGGATCCCTTAAGTATTTGTCCACCCTACTTATTGGACTAGGCCATGTCGGGCTGACCCATCGTGCCAAGGTCAGGGCTGTACCGACTGGCCAAATGGCCGTGCCGTAGGGCCTTGGGCCATGGCCGTCTATAGACACCAAGTTTATCGCCGGACAATTGCTACATACAGTACAACGCCATTTTCCAGAATTTTACAGCAGAAAATAACGCGTCAACATGTTTGACATATATTCTTCTTGCCTAACATCCATAAACACACCAAAagtaagtatacttttatcaTAGGATTACTGATTGCACATGCTTGTCAAACGCCGTTTACATCTTAATTAGCACATGAGCTAGAATAATTAATCAGCGTGTTATAAAATTATGACACTTCTAAGTGCTCATGGGGTAGTGCCAGTCTTGGAACCTGAAGCTGGTGGCACGCCCGGGACCAATGGCGGGAGGAGGGGTACTGGCGGGAGaagagacggcggcggtggcggaggtggtggtgggtgaaGCAATGGCAGCGGCAGTATCGGAGGTATTaacgacgatggcggcggctgTGGAGTGAGCGGTGGCAGGATTGACGGCGGAGACGGGGTGGGGAACACCGGCGGGACgagagacggcggcgccggcgtgatCGGGTTCGGCGGGATGGGCACGCCGCCTATGTTCGGTGGCTCCGGGACGAGCGGAATCGGCGGGAAGAAGATCCCCTTCTCGTGGCAGAGCTCCGGGTGGACGGCGAACGCACCGGCCGAGAAGACTCGGGTGCCACCACCGCCATTGTGCTTCGCGGCCGTGAGGCGGAATCCTTTCGCTGTAGAGGCAGACGTGGCGGCGTCGTCGCAGGGCGCCGCATTAGTGCCGGTGGGTCGCATGAGCAGCTGCACCGAGCACGACGTCACGGAGCCCAGCCGGCTCTTGGCCTCCGGCGGCAGGCGGACACGGAAAACGCCGCGGCCGTCGGTGAGGGCTTGCTGCCGGAAGACGTCCCTGCCGTTGCCGTCGTGGCaccggacggcgaccggggcACCTGTATCCGCAGTTCATGGCAAGGAAATCATGAGCAGCAAGAAGTGAACGTTGGGAGACGGAGGAGAGAAACCGCGGGCGCGCGCACGCACCTGATACCGCAGCCGTGGTGGTGTCGGAGCCGGAGTGGACggagccgacgacgacgacggatgACGGTGGCTGGACATGCTGCCCTCCATGGTGAGCGGCGAGGCGGCAGTGGAAGCAAGAGAACGCCACCGCCAAGAGTAGGAGAACCAGCTGCCAAGCCTGCATTCGAGCGGTGCGAGCCATCTTCAGCCTAATTAAGCATTGGCGAGGTAGCTGTGGCTAATATTGTGAACGTAGTCACCAGCTGGTATTTATCAACGTTAGGAGAAGAACCCAGAAGCAAAGTATTGCATGCGTACGTAGCGCTCTTATCGTTAACTGgctaaaaaagagaaaaaaaaatctatcgaATGTAATTTTAGATGAGGGGAATGGAATTACATATGCAGAAGTACCATACATTCACAAACGTACAAGTTGCTTATTTTAACATTATCTCACTAGTCTCAGGCCAAAATGCAAATGTAGGTCAAAAGAACCAAACCTACAGTGAaagttttaactttataagTTTATAGGCAGTCACATGTGTTTTTTATCAAAGATTTTTATCAGATTTTTTCTCGACTTTTGAgtgattcatttttttataaaaaagtttttgtttAGAATTTAATCATCTTAGCTTTAtcaaatagatttttaactttatagtaccatcacatcattaaataactatcataaaatatcaaataatcgTTTATCTAAAATCTGAAAAGAACACGGGTGTGAAGTTCTCAAATCCATCGGCGACATTGGTATCATACTCTTTTTAATTAAGTACGTAAAAAAGTGAAAGTTCACTAGATAGACGTCaacaagaaacaaatcaaTGAGATTTTCTTTCTCCGAAAGTGAACTGTTTTATATAAACACTGTGCATCAGTGCATATATAGCCAAGAGCAACGAATGAATGACGAACgtcaaaatattttgtccCATACGTTGAATAGCGGCTTGTCGGCATGACATAACTAGTGGATATAACCGAACATTCCTCTCTACATAGCACAGTTCGGCATCGATCGCTAGATGGGAGGGGATGGCTTTTGCTCTCTAACGAATCTCAATATTACAGTCACCTTCTATCCTTGTACCAGCGAATATAATTTGTCCAATGCAGACAAACTAACTCCATCCATACAGAATATAATCCTACATGTATAACTATTTTCAATAATAGAAAACCGGCCAGTTCAGCCACTACATCAGAGGTGTATATATCTGACCACTAGTTTATCACAGGCCTCAAACAACCCAAAGTCATGCATGTTTATGCTAAGTAGGAGTACCAACTAATGAGGGCAACGTATGGCCAGAAATTAACCTGCAGGTAGCCGCTAAGAGAACAGCCAATTGACACATATGAATAGACGTCTACATGGAGGGATGGGAATACATACGATTCGGTCGTTGTCAGTGAAGAAACATGTATGCGTACAAGTTTTCTTTGGTACCATGCGTGACTCGCGCACTTCAGAGCTTCACGTGCAGTGGTTTGGAAGCAGTGTAGAGCTACGTGGTGTCGAAATTGTTGGAGGAGATAATGTTTCTAGGGATTGGAGGAGGGTAGCTCCAATTTAGCGGCGCTTTGCTTGTCCTACTGACATGTGCACCTGTTAATCTTCCATTCTTTTCAAGAAAATTAGTGCGTGCTGCCTTTATGCAATCATATACTCATTTTATCctcaaatataattatttatagagTATATCAGTGATTAATTAACAAGGAGGAGGAAACTAAAACAATGGTTTGATTGGTTAAGATTAACATGTAGGCacagaaataaaatgaaatatgcatgtgattggttgagaagtAGGTGGAGAAGTTATTCTTTCACAAATTTTAATGTAGGTGGAGAAGTTATATTCTATTTTAACATTAGAAAATGCATTTTAAAACACAGGGGTTTTACTTGTATTAATTGCTTTTTCGATGGTACGGCGAGAAATAAGGGAGTAATAGTATCCCATTCCACGTTTTTGGCGCATCATCTGCCGACATGCTAAGAACCTCATATGGCCATTTCTCCTTCCTCACCCACCACTTCTGGAAGCAACATCTACCTTGGAAATTCTCGCTTTTAACATTCTCAAAATTACTAAATGACATGATCGTGACAAATGCATACAATCACTTACCATATTTTCAATCAGCagaaacattttttctaaCAAATTACAAATTGATTGCGTTTACGATATATAAGACGCTAGCTAATGTCAGAAGTATATACATTTAGGGCCTGCTTGGAAAGCCCATTTTCGGCCCAATCCGGGTGTAAAATACAGGCCCACGAAAACTTTACGAGGTGGATTGAAAGTGGAGCTTGGATGGGCCGTATCCTTTTAATTTTTCGGTGCTATTCAGCGCAATCCGTTGGAATAATTGTGTGGCCTAGGGAGGCCACATTTTTTTCCAGTATTTCTCGGGCTCACCCTCTCGTGCGTGCAAGCTCTAGGTGGAAGTGCGAACGTGCACTTCGCTCCAGCCTCCAGCGCTGCCGCCTGCTCTGCTCCCTGCCAACGT
It encodes the following:
- the LOC107305148 gene encoding proline-rich protein 4-like; translation: MARTARMQAWQLVLLLLAVAFSCFHCRLAAHHGGQHVQPPSSVVVVGSVHSGSDTTTAAVSGAPVAVRCHDGNGRDVFRQQALTDGRGVFRVRLPPEAKSRLGSVTSCSVQLLMRPTGTNAAPCDDAATSASTAKGFRLTAAKHNGGGGTRVFSAGAFAVHPELCHEKGIFFPPIPLVPEPPNIGGVPIPPNPITPAPPSLVPPVFPTPSPPSILPPLTPQPPPSSLIPPILPLPLLHPPPPPPPPPSLLPPVPLLPPLVPGVPPASGSKTGTTP